The window AGCGATGGTGGTTGTTTTGGAAGCACTCGCCCACGAAGAAGAGGTCCCAAACGAAGGTGTTGCGTGAGTGGTCGCCGTTATCGTAGTTCGCGTAGCCGTATTTGTGTCCGCACCAGTTCACGAAGGCGCCGTGAACGGGCCCCATCAAGTAATGCACGGGGAGCAAGGCATACCAGAGTGGGTGAGGAGCGAAGGTGACATAGAAAGCGGTGTAGGCGACGCAGAAGGCGATACGGGTGATCCAGCTGTCGCCGATGCGGTCGACAATGGGCCAGGAGGGGTAGTCCTTCAAGGCAACGTCCGGGCGGTCGTCGTAGTTGCCCGCCAGGATGCCTTGGTAGACATTCTTGGTGTTGACCATCATGGAGATGACGTCCTCGAAAAAATGCGGCGAGTGGGGGTCCTCCTCGGTATCGCTGTGCTTATGGTGCTCCATGTGCAGGATGGCGTAGGCCCGCGGGTTCAAGTAGCTCGCGCCCTGGGTGATCCAGGTGAACAGGTAGAAGAAGCGGTACCAGAAGGGACGCAGGTGGAACATGCCATGCGCGGCGTAGCGATGGAGGAAGAAGCTCTGCGCGAAGACCGAGAGGTACCAGTGGAGCAGAAAAAACGCGATTATGGGCCACATGTTTTGAAAGACGATTGGGATTCCTTGCGGATTGGGCTAATCCGCAGAGAAAAGGTAATGGGAAACACCCCATTCATTCCCGTTTTTGTAGCCGAACAGTTCGGCGCAGGACAACATGAATATTCGCCAGCGGTTCTCCCAGACGACTGCGCTTTCCTGGCCATAGATCTTCTCCATCGCGGCGCGGGTGCGGGGCTTGTTTCTCTCAAGGTTTTGGAACCACGCTTCGGCTGTCTTTTGGTAGTGGACGCCGTTCAGTTGCCATTGCTCCTCTAGCTTGAAAGGAGAGCAGACGCGCGGAAGCAAGTCGTGGGATGGCATGATGCCGCCGGTGAAAAAGTGGCGCGCCATCCAGTCGTCGGCCTCCTTGTCCTCGAAGAGGTAGGCGATCTCCTTGTGGGAGAAAACGTGGATGAACATCTTGGCCCCGGGGTTGAGCCAGGAGTGAATGCGGGCGAAGAGCTGCTGGTAGTTTCTCATGTGCTCGAACATCTCGACGGAAACGACGCGGTCGAAGCTCTCTTCCGTCTCGAAGGTGTTCATGTCGGCTGTGATCACTTTTAGGTTGCTCAGTCCAAGCCTTTGGGCTTCCCCTGTGATGTAGGTCCGCTGTCCCGATGAATTGGATACGGAAACGATTTGTGAGTTGGGGAAATTCTCGGCAGCCCAGAGAGAGAAGGATCCCCAACCGCAGCCGAGTTCCAGAATGCGATGCCCGTCCTCGATCTTGGCGCGCTCGGCTACTTGCTTCAAGGAGGCGATCTCCGCTTCGTCGAGTGTGTCGACGCCATCGGGCCAGTAGCAGCAGCTGTATTTCAAGCGGGCGCCCAGGGCGATCTTGTAAAAGTCGGATGGGACTTCGTAGTGCTGTTCGTTCGCCGCGTCCGTGTCGACCGCTAGGGGGCTGGACTGAAGTTGAGAGATGAGCTGCTCCTTCTTGACGCGAGCGTTTACTTTTTCGCTCTTCAAGCGCTTCTTTACTAGGGTGCGGATCCCGAAGCGAACGAGCCAGGTTGGCAGGTAGCCGTTTTCGGCGAGGGAAATTGTATTCATCGATTGGATAATGTTGAAGTTAGTTTGCTACGCTTTCGAGAAATTGCACGGGGCGGAGGGTGTTGTTCGCTGAATCCCTGTCGAACGCAGCCTCCTCGAAGCGGTAGGACTCGCAGTTCATGCGTCCGAAGACGACCTGAGCGAGGTTGATGTGCCGCTCCTTGAATCCCGCGATGCAGTAATCGAAGTACAGCCTCCATTTCCTGTGGAACGTTTCGGGGAACCCTAGCTCCTTGATCCGCCCCCAATTCGCCTCGAAGCGATCTCTCCAAAGCTCGAGGGTCCGGGCGTAGTGAAGTCCGAAGGTTTCGAGGTGGTAGGTATTGAGGTTAGCCTTGTCCTTGGCTTGGAAAAGGGAGGAAATGGAGGGGAGGTGCGATCCGGGGAAAATGTGCTTGCGGATGTAGTCCGAGGTTTTGCAGTAGGTCTCGTATCGATGGTCGGATGACATGATAATCTGGATACAGGAGAGCCCGTCTGGCTTCAGGAGGCGATCGATCGCAGAAAAGTAGCTCGGCAAATGTTCATGCCCGACGGCTTCGATCATTTCTATGGAGACGATCTTGTCGAACTGTCCTATCATGTCGCGGTAGTCGATTTGCACGATTTCCACTTTGCCGGATAGTCCAGCGCGCTTGACTCGCTCCACAGCGTAGTCGTACTGGCTTGGCGAGAGGGTGATGCCAGTGACGGAACAGCCATAGTTCTCGGCCGCGTAGACGGCAAAGCCTCCCCATCCGCAGCCTATTTCCAAAACGTTGTCGCTTGGCCCGAGGTCGAGCTTGCGGCAGATGCGGTCGTACTTTTCATGCTGCGCTTCCAGGAGGGTGTCGTCGGGTTTCCGGAAGTAGGCGGAAGAGTAGGTCATGGAGGAGTCGAGAAACTGCTCATAGAAGTCGTTGCCCAAGTCGTAGTGGGCTTCGATGTTTCTCTTGCTTCCCGATTTCGTATTGGAGTTCCTGCGGTGGAGAATCCGTTCCTGCAAGGAAGCGAGTCGCGATATGAGCGGCATCGCCCACTCGAAACGATCGCTCATCAGCACGTCCTTGTTCTTGATGAACCAAGCGAGCAGGGCGGCAGGATCGGGCGAATCCCATTCGCCGTCGATGTAGCTCTCTCCGAGCCCGATGTCTCCCTTCAGCGCGACGCGCTTGAAAAAGTTGCTGTCGTTCACGACGAGTTCGACGGGTTCTTGGTCCTCCGCGCAGCCGTACACGTGGGTGTGTCCGTCAGGGAGTCGCAGCCGCAGGCAGCCACGATTGGCTTTCTCGAAGAAGCTTAGTATTAGGTCTTGGATTTTCATATGCGGTGGCGGTTAGGCGGAGTTCTTGGATTTCGGTTTTATGTAAGTTCGTGTTTCTGTCTGTCGCTCGGGGTGCTGGGCTTTCTTGAAGTGCGGGACCTTTTTGAGAGCGAGCCGAAGGGCTTGCCAGTGGATCGCTGCGATCACCTGTAGGGTGATGAAGGGAAACCTCAGCGTGTAGCGAAGCAGGTTTGTATTTGTGAGAGGAATACGTTTTCCGGATAGGGAACTGTAGAAATAGGTTCCTTCTGCGTCACTTTCGGTGATGGCGAGGCGGAGGTGCTCGTCGGGGCGATGTAAGTCGAAATGCAGCTGTGTATCGAGGTCTGAAAAGGGAGAAATGTAGAAAAGCTTTCTGTGGGACTGTCTGAGTCGGTTCCCCGAAGGCTCGAACCGGTCGACGAGGTAGAGCTTTTGCTCGTTGAATGTATTGGCGACCTCAGCGAGGCAGCAGAGCAAGGAGCCGTCGTCTGCGTAGACGTAATAGAATGAAACTGGGTTAAAGACGTAGCCCCAGGTTCTTAGGTTGGTTACCAGTTCGATGCGCCCCACTTTCTGTTGCATGCCCTTGTTGCGCAGGAAAGACAACACGTTGGCCTTTATGCCTTTTTCGCCTTGGTCGAGATGGTCCCGATCGTTCAGGGCGTACAGGTTTCTGGAATTGAGGCTGAAGAGCGTGAGGCGTTTTCGAAGGGTGTCTAGCTCGTCAAGGTCGAGGCAAAACATAAAGGTCGCGTACGCGAAGCGGTGACGCTTCGGACGCTTGCGTTTATGGGCCACGCGACATCTGTAGAGGCAGGATTTCATGAGAGCGGGTCGCGGCCGTCGTTGAGTTGCTTGCAGAGGTTAAGGGCGGAGGTGAAGGCGTCTTCGTGAAAGCCGTAGCGAAAGTAGCTGCCACAGTAATAGATCGGACCGTTTTCGTTGAGTTGGGGTAGCGAGGGCTGAGCCTTGATCGCCGCCGCATCGAAGCGTGGATGTTCGTAGGTGAAGCTCCAATGGGTCTGTTGCGGGTCGATTTCGCCGGGGTAGTCGACGCTGACGAAGTAGTTTTTTCGGTCAGAGACGTTTTGAAGCTTGTTCATCCAGTAGTGGGTGGAGCCCACTTGCTTGGAGTCGATGGATTCGTATCGATAATTCCATGACGCCCATGCTCTTTTGCGTCGCGGCATGACCTTGGGGTCGGAATGCAACACGACTGGATTTACGTTGTACTGGAAACGCGACAAGAGATTCTGCTCGGGTTCGTTCGGCTGTTCTAGCAGGGCGAGGGCTTGGTCTGCATGGGTGGCAATAATCACGTCGTCGAAATCGTTATACTCGCCCAGCTTGTTAATGACCCGTACCTTGCCCGCTTGGCGGCGAAGCTGTGTTACGCCAGCGTTGGTTCTGGTCTTTGAGGATATCTCTTTCAGAATCTTTTCCTTATACTGTTGGCTGCCGCCTTGCAGCGTTTTCCACTGGAACTGGTCGCCGAAGCCGAGCATGCCGTGGTTTACGAGGAAACGCAGCAAGGTGATTGCGGGGTAGTCCTTCATTTTGTCGGTAGGCGTAGACCAGATCGCTGCGGTCATGGGGAGCAGGAACTTCTCGGTGGCGAGGGGATCGATGTGGTTTCGCGCGATGAATTCCGTCAGCGGGAGTTCTGTGTCCTTTTCGTTGGCCAAGAACTCGCGACCCGCCTCGAAGAGTCGTTTCATCGCCAGGAGGAGCCGATAGCGCTGAGGGCTGAAGGCGCTGGCCAGGTCGGGGAAAAAGCTTGAAAGGCTCGTGTAGCTCGTCTCGAAGCCGGACGCGGCGTCGTTCACGCTGAACGACATGGATGTATTGACAGATTTGATACCGAGGTGATCGAAGAAGCGGATGAGGTTGGGATAGGTGTGGTCGTTGTAGACCATGAATCCAGTGTCCACCGGGACCTTGCGACTTCCCTCGTCGAGGTAAACCGTGTTGGTATGTCCACCCACGTAGCCGTTTTTCTCGAAGACGGTGATGTCGTAGCGGTTTCGCAGAAAGTAGGCACAGGCCATGCCTGCGATACCTGTACCTATGATGGCCAAGGATCTCATTTGAGTGGTTTGACTTTGATTTTTGGCAGCCCGGAGTGAGGGTTGCGGGTCAGGGCGCTAAGGTTGCGGTATCTCGATGCCGTCTTCCTTGCAGAGCCTGATGAGAGCGAGCTCCATAATGCGACGCGCCTTCGCCGTTTCGTTGTACAGGTACTCGTGGATCTCCTTGTCCTTTTCGGACGCGTTCAGGCACTGCTCGCTGTAGTCCTCGAAGGCTCCGAGGCTGGTGATGATAGAACTAACGTGGCGAGGGCATTCGCATTCTAGTTCTGGCAAGGAGTTGGCGATCTCGGAGAGTTGTCGCTCGTTGAAGAGACGCGGGGGCGGTTCGTTGATGACGGAGGAGCGGGATCGCGGATGTGAGATGCTCGGCATGAGGCTATAGAGATAGCGTTCGAGCATGATGCTGTTGATGGGCCACCGCAGAAGGTGCACTTGCGCCTTGGCAAGGTCCTTGAGCAGGCCGCGCGGCATAAAGTCGAAAATAAGGACGACTGTAATTTCTGGGAAGCGTTTCGCGAACTCGATGATGGCAGCTTTTTCCGCTGGGTTTGGACCTTGGCTGTCGATGAGGGCGATGCTGAGATTGTGCTCGTTCTCCACGTAGGACGTTAGGGTCTCGACGGAGTCGAAGCTCTTGGAGTTCCAGAAGAGCGGAGTAGCGGCTGACAGGCGAACGCTGTTGGCGGGAGTGACGAAGCCAGCTTCCAAGTCGGTAAGCGACGGGATCTCGTTGGCGTACGAGCTCTCGCTGGTTGACTTCAGTTCGGCGAGCCGCTTCTGCAAGGTTTCGTTGTCCAAACGGGCGATCTGGCCGATAGAGTCGCCCAAGTCGATCAGCGATTTCAAGTTGATGAGCCGCTTCAAGTCGTCGCTGCTCAAGATTCGTTCGCCCGAGTCGGTTTCGATCGATGTGGTGAAGTAGTCCCTCCGCATCCAGGTGCGGATGGTGTTGGGTGAGATTCCTGCCATTTTAGCGGCAGTTCCTATTTTGTAGCCTGAGCTCGCGTCACTTTCTTGGATCATGAATGAGTGTTTTAGGATGGTTCATAAATGTTTCAATCATAAAATGAATCGAGTTTGAACAATCTTTGGGCGATTCAAGCGATCTAAGGTTCGTTTGCTGTGGTCCTAGGGTTACGCGCGAGCGCTCCCAGCGGATCCTTTCAAACGTCTCGAGGGAGCGGCAAAGGCAAAGCCGGCTCCCGAGGGATGGCCGGCTTTGCGGAGAAATTTGCTGCGTTCCTACCCTGGTCAGGAGGCCATGACGGTGCGGGAAGCGGTTTCCGCTTTCAGCGGACATTCCGCGGGAATCGGTATCATCTTCGCGGCTACGAGGGTGGTGCAGGGGTTGTTCTCGCGACCGCGTCGGAAGGTCTTGATCTGCCCGACGGCCATGTCCACGGCGCGTCGGCCGTTTTCGTGATGGTCCTGGTTTATGCCTCCGTGGCGGGCGGTATGCTCGTCGGCGTCCAAGGAGACGAAGCGGCACTCTTGGCCTTCCTGATGAAGCCTGCGTGCTACCTCCTCCAGGTTGTTCCAGTTGCTGATGATGGCCTCCAGCTTGTTTTCGCGGGCCCACTCCAAGGTGGAAGGGATGACGTCCTCTTTGTAGTCGGCCCCATGCTGGAAGTAGAAGGGAGGCACCCAATTTTCCGGGGCAACCTCCCGTCGGTGTGTGTGGAAGCCGGCGGCGAAAGTGAATCGCTTATGGATTTCTTCAAACTCCGAGACCGCGAGTCCGAATCGCTTGATGCCGACGCGGTGCAAGTCGGCGATGACTTGTCCCACGGCGTCGATTTGGTCGCAGAGCACGGTGTCGAACGAGAGGTCTTCCGGCAGGGGGTTGACCTTGATGCAGGAGAAGAGGTCCCAGTCTAGCTCGAAAGGTTCCTCGTGATAGTCGAAGGCTCCGAAGATCACGCCTTGGATGCCTCGAGCTTTGAGGACTCGATTGAGGGACTTGCTGTCTTTGTATTCCTTGCCGAGCCAAAAGATGTCCAGCTTGTAGCCGAGCTCCTGGGCCCGCTCTTTGGCCCCTGCCAGCAGCAAGCGGTGAACATGGTGTTGGTTGATGCGGTCGTCCTTAACGTTGATGATCCATGCGATAACCTGCTCGCTGGGCTGATTTTTGGTGGCTTGCCGGTAGGCTACGAGAGCCGAGAGGGCGGGGTCGGGGCGATAGCCCATTTCGTTGGCGAGCTTCTGGATGCGATCGCGGGTGGCTTGAGGCAGGCTGGGGTGGTTCCTCAAGGCGAGGGAAACGGTGGTCTGGTGGACGCCGGCGACTTTCGCGACGTCTTTCATCAATACACGTGGCTTGTCCATGGTAGTGAGTTTTGGGGGTAGGGGGTTGTCTTTTGTTCAGCTCGACCTCTCTCCGAGCAGTTACGCTTTAGAGAGAGTAACAGGTCGACGTTGCGAGCAAGCTCAAGCATGCATTGAACGCAGCTCTTGCTATAGCGCAAGCTGTTGAAGCGATTTAGCTCATTTCAGCTGCGGAAACAACTTGCGCGCAAGTGCGCTTTAATGGCAAGTGGCAAAGAGCTAGCTGCGGTGGCCTCCGAACAAACCTTTCCACCAGGTAACGATACCCCACTTGATGTCCTCCAACATGAGGTAGACGCAGGGTACGAGAAAGAGGGTGATGAAGGTTGCGAAGGCCACCCCGAAAGCGAGCGAGGTTGCCATGGGAATGAGGAACTGCGCCTGCAGGCTGGTTTCGTGGAGTATGGGTACCAAGCCGACGAAGGTGGTGACGGAGGTCAGGAGGATGGCCCGGAAGCGCTGCATACCCCCGTGCCGCACTGCTTCGAACAGGTTCAGGCCGCTGGTTCGAAGGCTGTTCACGCGTTCCACCAGGACAAGGGAGTCGTTCACGACCACGCCTGCCATGGCGATCATGCCGATGAAGGAGAGGATGCTTAGGTCTTGAAAGCCGTAGAGGTGTCCCACGATCGCTCCTCCTACGCCAAAGGGGATGACTGCGATCACGATGACGGGCTGGATGTAGCTCTTGAAGGGGATTGCCAGCAACATGTAGATCAGGACGAGCACGATGAGGGAACCTCCGATCAGGGCGGGGCCGGATTCAGCGAAATCCTTGGCTTCGCCTCCCATAGCTGGAGTCACGGTTGGGTACTTGCGCAGCACTTCCGGGAGTATTTCGTCATAAACGGCGGTCTTGATTTCGTTGGTGGAGATGCTGGCTTTGTCGGCTTCCGCCTGCACGCTGACGATTCGCTTGCGGTCGAGTCGGGAGATGGACGGGTAGCCCGTACCCATTTGGATGTCCGCCACTTCTTGGATGGGAATGCGGGCTCCGCTGGGCGTGACGATGCGCATGTTTTCGAGATCTCCGAGCGACTCTCGCTCGGAACGAGGGTAGCGGACCATGATCTTCACGTCCTCCTTGTCGCGCTGAACGCGCTGGACCTCGGCGCCGTAGAAGGCGTTGCGAACTTGTCGGCCAAGGTCGGCTGCGTTGAGTCCGAGGGATCGGGCATTGTCCTTGAGGCTGATCTTGAGCTCCCGCTTTCCCTCGGAGTAGGTGTCGCGGATGTCGTAGAGCCCCTCGATTTCCTTGAGGCGATCTTGTATTTCCAGGGATGCCGCTTTGAGCTTGTCGAAGTCGCGGCCCGTCAATTGTACGTCGACCGGAAGCCCGACTGGTCCGCTGGCGTTGGCTTGGAAGTTCAGGCGTTTCGCTCCAGGGATTTGCCCCACTTTCTGTCTCCAGCGTTCAACTACATCGTTCGCGTTGGAATCGCGCAGTTCGCTCTTGGCGAGCTCCAGCACGATTTGCCCGACGTTGCTGCCGGAGGTTCCTCCTCCGCCACCGCCCGGCCCGCCAGGGCTGCTGGAGGATCCGAGGCTGACGAGCTTGTTCTTAACGGGGTCAATCAAGCCAGCTTCAAGGTCCTCCTGTCGAATCTCCTCGAGCGCTTTCTCGATTCGATCCATGGCCTTTTCGGTTTCGCTGACAGGGGTGCCTTCCACCATAGTCAAACTAGTGAAGATGTAGTCCGAGGGAACGCTTGGGAAGAGCACGAAGCGAATGGCCCCAGAAAGGGGCAAGGCGACAGCGGCGATAAAAAAGAGGCTGAAAAAGGCGAAAGTGTACCAGCGCCATTTGATGGCCCGCTTCAGCCAAGGCTGATAGACGTTCTCGATGAAGCGCTCGAGCCCGTCTGAGAACCGCCGCTGCAATTTGGAGAGCGGGTTCAGCTTTTCTCGGTCGTGCTTGTCGCCGACTGTGCAGAGGGAAAGGTGGTAGGGAAGCACCAGCTTGCTTTGCACCAGAGAGAAGCCGAGGGTGGGAATCACCACGAAAGGGATCACCCCCATGAACTTGCCAATGGTTCCAGGTAGCAAGAAAATGGGTACAAAAGCAACCATGGTCGTCAGGACCGCGAAGGTTACGGGAGTGGAAACTCTATGCGTGCCAGAGATGGCGCTTTGCACGCCCGGGCCGTTCTTTTGGAATTCCGTAAATACGCTTTCGCCTACCACGATGGCGTCGTCGACCACGATTCCCAACACCAGGATGAAGGCGAACAGGGAGAGCAGGTTGACAGTGATGCCTACGAAGGGGCCGATGGCCAAGGTCGCGAGGAAGCTAACCGGGATGCCGATGGCGACGAAGAACGCCAAGGTTGGACGGAGGAAAATGGTGAGCGAGATGAGCACCAAGATGAAGCCGATGAGGCCGTTCTCCAGCAGCATGTCAATACGGCCACGCAGGTAGAAAGAAGAGTCGCTCCATGCTTCTAGAGTAACGCCTTCGGGGATCCAGGTAGCTGCCGCTTTTTCGACGTACTCGTAGACGGATTCAGAGATTTCCAGCGGATTTTCGTATCCGACCTCTCTGATGAGGATGGTGGCGGCTGGTTTGCCGTTGAAGAAGCTCGAGGTGTCGTTGTCGACCAGTCCGTCGCGAACGGTTGCAACGTCTTTGACGTAAACTCGCGATCCGTCGGGCTTGGTGAGCAGCACGATGTTTTCGAAGTCGAAGGCGTCGTAGGCTTGCTCTTTGGTGCGTAGTTGGATTTCGCCTCCGTCCGCTTTGATCATGCCGCCCGGGAGGTCTAGGGAATTCGCTCGTACCGCTCCTACAACTTGGTCGAAACTGAGATTGTAGTTCCTGAGCTCGTTTTCCGTAACTTCGATGGAAAGCTCGTAGGCGCGTACCCCTTCCATGGATACTTGGCTAATTCCGGAAATCTCGGTTAGTTCGTCTCGGACGCGCTGGGCGATTTTTTTGATTTCGATTTCGCTCGTATCGCCGTAGACGGATACGCGAATGACGTCCTTCGGTATCAAGATTTCCTCTACGATGGGCCGTTCGGTATTCGCCGGAAAACTGGGGATCGCGTCGACGCGTGTCTTGATGTCGTCTTTGAGTTTGGAAACGGAGTAACCTTTGTTGACGGTGACGGTTACGGAACCGTAGCCTTCGGAGGCGGTGGAGTTG of the Pelagicoccus enzymogenes genome contains:
- a CDS encoding NAD(P)/FAD-dependent oxidoreductase, with the translated sequence MRSLAIIGTGIAGMACAYFLRNRYDITVFEKNGYVGGHTNTVYLDEGSRKVPVDTGFMVYNDHTYPNLIRFFDHLGIKSVNTSMSFSVNDAASGFETSYTSLSSFFPDLASAFSPQRYRLLLAMKRLFEAGREFLANEKDTELPLTEFIARNHIDPLATEKFLLPMTAAIWSTPTDKMKDYPAITLLRFLVNHGMLGFGDQFQWKTLQGGSQQYKEKILKEISSKTRTNAGVTQLRRQAGKVRVINKLGEYNDFDDVIIATHADQALALLEQPNEPEQNLLSRFQYNVNPVVLHSDPKVMPRRKRAWASWNYRYESIDSKQVGSTHYWMNKLQNVSDRKNYFVSVDYPGEIDPQQTHWSFTYEHPRFDAAAIKAQPSLPQLNENGPIYYCGSYFRYGFHEDAFTSALNLCKQLNDGRDPLS
- a CDS encoding LacI family DNA-binding transcriptional regulator; the encoded protein is MDKPRVLMKDVAKVAGVHQTTVSLALRNHPSLPQATRDRIQKLANEMGYRPDPALSALVAYRQATKNQPSEQVIAWIINVKDDRINQHHVHRLLLAGAKERAQELGYKLDIFWLGKEYKDSKSLNRVLKARGIQGVIFGAFDYHEEPFELDWDLFSCIKVNPLPEDLSFDTVLCDQIDAVGQVIADLHRVGIKRFGLAVSEFEEIHKRFTFAAGFHTHRREVAPENWVPPFYFQHGADYKEDVIPSTLEWARENKLEAIISNWNNLEEVARRLHQEGQECRFVSLDADEHTARHGGINQDHHENGRRAVDMAVGQIKTFRRGRENNPCTTLVAAKMIPIPAECPLKAETASRTVMAS
- a CDS encoding DUF1365 domain-containing protein, whose amino-acid sequence is MKSCLYRCRVAHKRKRPKRHRFAYATFMFCLDLDELDTLRKRLTLFSLNSRNLYALNDRDHLDQGEKGIKANVLSFLRNKGMQQKVGRIELVTNLRTWGYVFNPVSFYYVYADDGSLLCCLAEVANTFNEQKLYLVDRFEPSGNRLRQSHRKLFYISPFSDLDTQLHFDLHRPDEHLRLAITESDAEGTYFYSSLSGKRIPLTNTNLLRYTLRFPFITLQVIAAIHWQALRLALKKVPHFKKAQHPERQTETRTYIKPKSKNSA
- a CDS encoding SAM-dependent methyltransferase, with protein sequence MKIQDLILSFFEKANRGCLRLRLPDGHTHVYGCAEDQEPVELVVNDSNFFKRVALKGDIGLGESYIDGEWDSPDPAALLAWFIKNKDVLMSDRFEWAMPLISRLASLQERILHRRNSNTKSGSKRNIEAHYDLGNDFYEQFLDSSMTYSSAYFRKPDDTLLEAQHEKYDRICRKLDLGPSDNVLEIGCGWGGFAVYAAENYGCSVTGITLSPSQYDYAVERVKRAGLSGKVEIVQIDYRDMIGQFDKIVSIEMIEAVGHEHLPSYFSAIDRLLKPDGLSCIQIIMSSDHRYETYCKTSDYIRKHIFPGSHLPSISSLFQAKDKANLNTYHLETFGLHYARTLELWRDRFEANWGRIKELGFPETFHRKWRLYFDYCIAGFKERHINLAQVVFGRMNCESYRFEEAAFDRDSANNTLRPVQFLESVAN
- a CDS encoding acyl-CoA desaturase; the protein is MWPIIAFFLLHWYLSVFAQSFFLHRYAAHGMFHLRPFWYRFFYLFTWITQGASYLNPRAYAILHMEHHKHSDTEEDPHSPHFFEDVISMMVNTKNVYQGILAGNYDDRPDVALKDYPSWPIVDRIGDSWITRIAFCVAYTAFYVTFAPHPLWYALLPVHYLMGPVHGAFVNWCGHKYGYANYDNGDHSRNTFVWDLFFVGECFQNNHHRYPRRANFAQRWFELDLTYPIIRMLNSVGIIKLRK
- a CDS encoding SAM-dependent methyltransferase; this encodes MNTISLAENGYLPTWLVRFGIRTLVKKRLKSEKVNARVKKEQLISQLQSSPLAVDTDAANEQHYEVPSDFYKIALGARLKYSCCYWPDGVDTLDEAEIASLKQVAERAKIEDGHRILELGCGWGSFSLWAAENFPNSQIVSVSNSSGQRTYITGEAQRLGLSNLKVITADMNTFETEESFDRVVSVEMFEHMRNYQQLFARIHSWLNPGAKMFIHVFSHKEIAYLFEDKEADDWMARHFFTGGIMPSHDLLPRVCSPFKLEEQWQLNGVHYQKTAEAWFQNLERNKPRTRAAMEKIYGQESAVVWENRWRIFMLSCAELFGYKNGNEWGVSHYLFSAD
- a CDS encoding MerR family transcriptional regulator, whose protein sequence is MIQESDASSGYKIGTAAKMAGISPNTIRTWMRRDYFTTSIETDSGERILSSDDLKRLINLKSLIDLGDSIGQIARLDNETLQKRLAELKSTSESSYANEIPSLTDLEAGFVTPANSVRLSAATPLFWNSKSFDSVETLTSYVENEHNLSIALIDSQGPNPAEKAAIIEFAKRFPEITVVLIFDFMPRGLLKDLAKAQVHLLRWPINSIMLERYLYSLMPSISHPRSRSSVINEPPPRLFNERQLSEIANSLPELECECPRHVSSIITSLGAFEDYSEQCLNASEKDKEIHEYLYNETAKARRIMELALIRLCKEDGIEIPQP
- a CDS encoding efflux RND transporter permease subunit, with translation MIAWFTKNGVAANLMMLILAIGGLASSFTAKTELFPEFSLDMVAVRVPFLGASPEEVEELVIIRIEEALQGVNGIKEINSTASEGYGSVTVTVNKGYSVSKLKDDIKTRVDAIPSFPANTERPIVEEILIPKDVIRVSVYGDTSEIEIKKIAQRVRDELTEISGISQVSMEGVRAYELSIEVTENELRNYNLSFDQVVGAVRANSLDLPGGMIKADGGEIQLRTKEQAYDAFDFENIVLLTKPDGSRVYVKDVATVRDGLVDNDTSSFFNGKPAATILIREVGYENPLEISESVYEYVEKAAATWIPEGVTLEAWSDSSFYLRGRIDMLLENGLIGFILVLISLTIFLRPTLAFFVAIGIPVSFLATLAIGPFVGITVNLLSLFAFILVLGIVVDDAIVVGESVFTEFQKNGPGVQSAISGTHRVSTPVTFAVLTTMVAFVPIFLLPGTIGKFMGVIPFVVIPTLGFSLVQSKLVLPYHLSLCTVGDKHDREKLNPLSKLQRRFSDGLERFIENVYQPWLKRAIKWRWYTFAFFSLFFIAAVALPLSGAIRFVLFPSVPSDYIFTSLTMVEGTPVSETEKAMDRIEKALEEIRQEDLEAGLIDPVKNKLVSLGSSSSPGGPGGGGGGTSGSNVGQIVLELAKSELRDSNANDVVERWRQKVGQIPGAKRLNFQANASGPVGLPVDVQLTGRDFDKLKAASLEIQDRLKEIEGLYDIRDTYSEGKRELKISLKDNARSLGLNAADLGRQVRNAFYGAEVQRVQRDKEDVKIMVRYPRSERESLGDLENMRIVTPSGARIPIQEVADIQMGTGYPSISRLDRKRIVSVQAEADKASISTNEIKTAVYDEILPEVLRKYPTVTPAMGGEAKDFAESGPALIGGSLIVLVLIYMLLAIPFKSYIQPVIVIAVIPFGVGGAIVGHLYGFQDLSILSFIGMIAMAGVVVNDSLVLVERVNSLRTSGLNLFEAVRHGGMQRFRAILLTSVTTFVGLVPILHETSLQAQFLIPMATSLAFGVAFATFITLFLVPCVYLMLEDIKWGIVTWWKGLFGGHRS